The region AATTAAGGTGTAGCAGCGTAAGACAGCAGAAGTTAAATACCTTTTATCACTATTAATTGCGTCTCTGTGGTTTGGACGATGGGTTTTGTCTCTCCAGCCGTGCGTAATTACGCACaggttttttgttctttgttttgtttttttgtttgtttttgttcatagAGATTCCAGATAAGaccattttattttcagtgtatAGTCTGAGAAGAAAATACTCGGTCGTAGGTtgagtttaacccatttcacccCCGTTTAATCCCTCAGGTGTAAAGCGATGTTACAACGAACCGGACCCCAGCTGCTTTTCCTAATAGCCCTGTGCAGTGTGTTTTACTCCCGGACTCTAAGTCTGCCATACACATCCATGAGGTAAGAAAAACTCACATTTTCATTCCGAAATAAGCCACCGAGAGGAAAAATAATTGATCTCCGTTTGAATGACCGTGTGGATGAATTGAGCTGATCTCAGATCGGTTTTAGATACTGATTTATCATGTCATCACAAACATAAGAGATTGTTGAAATATTGCCCTGCCTTCCGGTTTTAATTTGCAAGAGCCAAACTCGGTAAACTTTGTTCAATAGTAAAGCAAGCGAGAGCAGTTCTAAGCATGCAAAGAAGAGTGAGATAAGCTTAAACTGATCCGGTGCTGTATTTATATATGAACGATTACGCTTTTATCTTCCACGGCATCAAATGTAAGTCTTCTGTGATACAATTCTTGTACTGGTTTTACGCACGGTAAGACCATGATTGTTACCATTTACAAATACATGATCTTCCAAACTGGAGCTTTTGCAAACgaatttaaactgttttgtcTTAATATATATGTCTTTCTATCAAATGTGACCGGCTTGTGACGTGATTTTCTATGGTTTTGAGCAGACCGTCGAGACACGCAGACGGTCTGTTCACCAGTGGATACAGCAAACTGCTCGGACAGCTCTCAGCGCGGAGGTATCTGGAGTCGCTGATCGGAAAACGGGTCAGGTAGGTCAGCTTCCTGCTTAGACAGTCCAGAAAACCGAATCACAATCTGTCTCTGAATTGGAATTTTATTGAATTGTTAAAGTCAGGGTACGgtttatttagcatttttagggttcagtttttctctgctGGAGATTCAGAAAATGTCAAGTCTGCAGGCTTAACTGAGTAAACCCGATTTGATCTGAGAACCTGCCTACACTAACATCAGACATGGCCTATTTAAAATGAGGGGATGCTGATAATTCATCTTAGTGTTCATTTTAATTGCTGATTTGCATATAAAATTAGCATAATTATTAGGAAAGGAAATATGATACCAatatgttttctctttgtttcctAAAGACGAGAGAAAAAGATGATCTGAACTTCCATCAGTGTATCCATTTAAAAATTGAATACATTCAATCTCAAAGCACAACAAATTGTTTGTTCACTTGACgaaacagcagaaatgatcaGGGTTGTAGAGTCCCTACCTTAAACATCATGcaagaagacaaagaagaacaaagtaCAATTTATCTGTgcctttcctcttttctttcacAAATTTTAGCTCTAACATTCTTCATATTTGGTATTTTCTAATCATAACACTCATAAAAGATATGTTTAGTTTTCTTAGAATGGATTAAGTTCTGCAAATCTATCATAAAAAGTTTGCCATACTGTATCTCCCAGAATATCTGTGGattctaaaaaataattataatcatATAAACAAGTCCTATGCCAACAAATTACAAAATAGAATCAAATAACTATATCCTCAGTAATTCTctactgaaatatttttttttatcattgtaaACTGTGGAAATATTACACATCACGTTCCCTTTTTCAAATGAGAGTTATTTCACTTTAACACGAATGGTCCTTTTGACATTTGCAATGAAAAGACTGGACCTGCTTgatgatgcattttttaattgaccaaacattttaaaggttaaTTTATGCCATAAACTGGTTCAGGACATGCTGGTTAAACAGCCAGGAGGGATTCACTCGCACACAAAGAGAAGAAAGGCAGCATGAATCACAGATCCTGAGCTCCTCTGACGTTAAATTCAAACCTGCTGCCCTCTGAACAGTGATTGTAAAAGGACAACACGTATCTCtttgttcctttttaaaaaattctctcTCCTGTGCAGTGACGAGCTGATGGACGAGCCAGTGAAGCGCCACTCAGATGCCATCTTTACAGACAATTACAGCCGCTTCCGCAAACAGATGGCCGTGAAGAAGTACCTCAACTCAGTGTTGACAGGGAAGAGAAGGtatgtgtttatttcacttGCATATCTGTTGCTTTCTCTCTTAAATTGACTGTATAGATAGATAAACTCCCAAATTATTCAGATTTAACATCTTATTGAACTGATTTAGAATGCAAATAATGCAGGCATCAATTGGCATCACTGAAAAGCTATCTAATGTCCATTTAACCTCAATCTTTTGTAGGAATTTAATGTTATGATGTAAGAGCGTACAAATAAAGTGGCATGTAGAGTAATACCACCTACTGGTTTTTAATCAGACCATTTAAAGTTTTCTAAGGAAGCCCTAAGCAGGCAAACATCCATGCATTTATACTGTTTAATGAGatagaaaaatactttttccttttgttttctcaagattgCAACTTAAGTATGTTTTTATCTCAAGAGATACTGGTTTcctctaacctgacatgtcagatagACTGTTGCGTTGGATATagttcacatccatctgggcaacctCCCATACAATGTGTTTaagaagggcaggacttaaaAATTCTCTAAAGGTTATTGGAGAAatgccaatcagagtgacaaaacaaaattaagtattagacatgcacagctcttGTAGGTTAAACAAACTTGGCAGGCAGGCATTGTCATTGGTTacgaacagtggagcttgtttgtggatcaaactcatgccaaggccaaTCGATAGAAGAGCAAAACCATctgctttgcttttcttttaataaagaaatgtggtccagttctgataaaactgctactATACTATGGCTACATCCAGACTAATTGCTACACTGGCAGTAGCCATTGCTactggcttccagtacaactaaacacCCACAGCTACGGCCTTGTTCttttcaaatgacactgattggtacGGTCTGTTCTCAGATGTGGCACAATTGTATTCGATTGGAGCTTTAACatggatctgtctgatgacagacatggaatctggccattCCATCTGTCTCATAATAACAAGTTAATTATCCATATTTTGAGAATACCACTAAAGTTGATGTGGTTAATTAACAGTAATTAGAAGGGGAAACAgagtaaaacaaaatatgtgGATGTATGTCCCTTTGGTGCTTCTGTAAGCTCCAGTTTGCCCACTCTTATTTCTTATATAAGAGCTTTTAAATAGAATTCTTGCCATTTTAGATATAATTTTCAATCAGGATATAAAGTTGTaacaattttaaatgaaaaaaaataaaggcaattAATTGTTTACCCCTCACTCATAGCCTAGAAGATCCTGTAACCAGTGATCCAGAGGACTCCATGGATGAGCCGAACACCTTCCAGGACAGCTATAGTGACATAAACGTAGATCACCTCCTAAACAACTTTCAACTGGTAGGaacaagcacacacaaacacaatatgTTGTATGTTTATGTGACACAATGCATGTCGTACCCTCCAAAACTTgccttaaagctcctgttaggACCTTTAAACTAGTCACAATACAGTCTGAAATAGATATTGAGTTCTCTTAATGACCTACCAAAGTAAATGAGTCTATCTTCAACATCATTAATATGGTCAATATACACAAGAGCTTTAATCTTCACAGCTGTTTCCCTTAGCCAAATCCAATATCCAACCCAACAGAACCAAATCTATCCTCTAGCTCTAAAGCACATTAAAGAAATGGCAACCCAAACACATAAATATTCTTCTTTTTGAATGGCTAGACATGACCAAGAGTAACATATACAATTTAATAGTGAGTTTCTGGTTGTTTTACATTATTAATCATCTTCTTTATCCATCTCTCTCCCCTCTTCTGTTCCCTGCAGCCACTTTGAGGAGGGTCCCGTGTTCGAGTGAATACCTCAAGTCATCCTCATGAAACCGCCCATtccaaaacaacacaatattaaTCCAAAGGACACTCAAAGGCAAAGCCAATTCGACAATGTGTTCTCTATCTACTCATACACTCAGCACATGTTTACACTGTATATATATGCAGAAAATATATACAACATGAAAAGAAGATTCCGGCCAAAGGCTCTTTGGGTCACTTAGAGCAACATGCATGTCCACATCCGTGTTGTTCCACAAGTGTTTGAAAACAACCAGCAACAGGAAGTAGCATTTTACTTCTAATAtcatggtcattttttttttttcaattctcgctttttggaaaccactgtTAAACTTCAGCTGGACTTTTCCCTTCAGCCTTCAGTGACATTTTTGACTTGTTGAATGTTAATAGAACAGCATTCATCTGCAGCAAAGTACATTTCCTATTGACTTCACTGAACCAGTAGTATCTGTAGCTTTTGTTCAGACTGCATTGCCAGCTCAGTAaacttttaatggaaaaagagCCTGATTTAATCTCTTTCAATCCACTTATATCAGTATTTTTTCATAGGAGAACCATATACCAAGTAATGTCACTGCTGAAAActtaaattttagaaatttaaatTGGACTGCGACATTACCATAGCCATGTTTATTCTCAATTAGAAAATATTTGtataaaatgaaattcaaagGCACGTGtgtcatcaaaaaaaaaaatctcatcacAGCCTTTAAATGTTTGCCCCCTTTGTTCATCAcacttctttttaaacattgaGGGCAGTGAAAGTGAATGGATTAGTATTGACTTCATCTGTCTCTTTGAATGTCAGTGGGTCTATTGTCACGTTTACTTTAAGAGAAAAACTTTTCGGAATAAATTTTAATTAGAGATATTTATGATCCATCTATGACCCACTTTTGTTAAACAGTGGTTCTATAAATTCCAATTGAATGGCCCCACAGTTAATTTTAATAcagaatttaaatgtttaactctcaaatagctgctaaaattaGGATTTAATTTGTGTTCTTATCATTTTTGTTCCAAGCTGACTGTTGTTCTATTAActtctaaatgaaatatttatcacATCTGGGTAGAACAGGAAAACTTTTCCTTGAGTCAAACATATCACAAAAACCCTTTGAACATCAATACACagatttctttcaaaatcttatTTCTACTACCCCTTTGATATGATGGACACCATTGTCAAaatctttaaactttaaggTCTTTAAACCCTCATTAAATTGTAATTGATTCTTTAACATTGGTGTTAAACTTTCAAAAGGAAACTCTGGAAATATTGGCTTCACCCAACTAAACTTCAGCAGCACCACAGAACTTGAGAAACAGacaattttctttttagagAAATATGACTTTTTCTGCATCACATAGTCAATACATTGGAACAAATGTCAACATCATCTGTTCTGTTACAATTTTAGTTTGTATACCATTTCAATGGGGCAACCATGATTTTAGTTTGTATTGAATTGTTTTTAGAGAATTCAGTCATGGTTGTTTGATGGCAGAAAtgaaaaggaggaagaggaacaCATTTGAGTGGACGCAAATGCATATAATCACTTTATACTATTCAACATATAGAGCAAATATGTTATAACTGAGTATAGATCTGCCTTTAGTGCATAGTGATGTACACCAGTCACCAAATAAAagatattgttttatttttcaaagctgAGTCTTTTGTCTGGCTGATTGTTTGATGGTTGAAGTTTTAGAGCAAGAGATGTATCCGTCTGGTGggtttaatgttttacatttGAAGGTAATTATTTTGCTCTTTAGCCCTCAGGGTCTAAGACTTATGAAAAGTCCTGTCATTGGTAGAGACAATGATAATTATTTTACTTATACCATATATCAGGTTctaaaacttttcagcccacaacccccctAAAGACTGGGAACCTggactgtacctgaaggtggttgaagcatagttgaaAGCTGTGCAAATTCAAGAAGTTATGTGCAATTTTTTGAAAACATCACTTTGATTTAAGCATAAATCTCATCAtatgaacatgtttttattttacattcaacaaaatttagacataaattgtttttaaaataggtaaaatagtttgaaatcatttttaaataggAAGGAATTGGGTCAGGatcccctcttagtgtctcacgCCCCCAACAGGGCCCTGACCACCACACTGAGAGCCACTGCCTTTTATTATAGGGGATAAACCAGTCGATCTTTAAAGGAGACAAAAGCCAATATTGACGATATCCTTCACATGCAATATGCACGTACTTGTGTTGCTAGCATCTAtgacctttttttccattgtttcaTCTTAATATGACATTTAAGACTGTTTCAAAACAgacaaagtttttattttatttattttttgccagaCTGTCCCTCTTAATCTCATCTCCTCCAGTTAATTATGGGAGACAAGCTAAAAAGAGGAACTTAGAAATTAATAATTGGAGAACATTGCAGAGTCATTCTGTGGCTCTGGAacttcagcaccatggacagcgacATTCTGCCAATAGATGACTAATTGTCTTGTTTAACTCAGTTTGGCcgcttgttttttaaagaaattataataaGGTTATAATGTGTACTTAAGTGAACAGACCAAGAGAGACCAAAtactttcttaaacattttcttGGTTTCTTAGTGGGTTGAAACCTTGCTACTATCAAGCCTGTGGAAGCCCAAAGCACCATGGGAATGAGGAGGATGTGCTTAATGCTAACTGGTCAGACAGTCTGTCCTACAGAAAGCTAAACCACGAAAGGGAAAACTTCAACAGACCTGGGTCTCCTTTCCTCAACTCATAGTGATCCAATTTGTATCTCTGTAGTCGTCCACCTTCCATGATGAAAATATTGTTATTTGTGTGATCTTTTTCTccaataaatgttattttttacttcCTATGGCATGTCCAATGGAGTTAAGGAACAGGAGTGTCCCCTAGAGTGCAATGCATTTTAAAGTGCAAACAGAATATCtgcagttattttcttttcactaATATATTTTCACTTTCTATACTCACACTTGGGTGGACACTTGATtggactgaaataaaaaataaaaaatgtgctgaaagatGATCCTCTCTGAAAAATAATGCTTCAGCTGGAGGACTGGTCTGTCTGCTCTACTGGACCAGTCAGCTCTATGTTTAAGCCAACAGAGCCATGATCACATTCATGTCATGACAGGCAGTTTTGTGCTATAAGTGtgagttttattttatcatcCTGGATTGAAAGGTGTCAGGCTTTCTAATACTTGATTTTCTAAGTGTATGTGTGATGATGGTTTCAGTCCTGAGATTACGAGATTTCTGAAGTTGCTACTGATTATTCTGTTTCCCAATACtgttccttcaaaataaaagtctaacaTAAAAATGAGAGGCAggtcttttttttctgacaaatttTGTGGAAATAGAACATGTCTGCCATTGGACATTTCACTGAACTTCAGCATAGTTTCATTAGCGGAGAGCAGCTCACTTCTTTTGATCAGGAGCTAAAACAAGTGAGATATTtgttaaaacacatttcaaataaTGTTAGTTTCTGCTCTGCTAGGATCAAGTGACATTGAATGAAACAGCCTCCACAAACAGCCTGCACCCAGGCTCAGGCTGTAACTGCCTGCCTCCATGTATGAGCAGAAAGGGCATCAGTCTAGGATTCAGTTCAATCAGGAACAAAATAATCCAAGTTTAACAGTAATTTATTATACAagtttgtaaatgtttgaaaatgtgaaatgtctttggcaaATAGACTCTTGTCTTGATGAAACTGAAGGGGTTGTGAGGTCTTACAGATGGGACACTCGCCTTATAAAGTCTAGACACTGGCAGTGatagaaaaactaaaattcagaaatcattttagttaactgaaactaaataaacactaagctttaccaaaaaacaaaaactaactgaaaCTGTATAGGGCACttacaaaaataactaaaataaaatagaaatagagACGAaacatccttagttttagtctttgacacaaccggACTGACcggcacctacacccaagtctgAGGAGTGTAAAACTGTCTGAACTGATTGGTTAAGACCTCACATaatggtagttttatgtctggagctGTATTCAGACACCAtctttagataaataaaatgctAAGTGAAGGGTAACCtgtttaaacttttcttttaaatgtatgatgttcactcagcctTGACGTGTATGTGAAAAACTAAGACTAAcactaatgaaaactaaactaaaaggaagcatttttccaaaataaaaactaaactaacaaaccagcaaaTATAATTAAAccagtaaaaatataaataaaactaaactgaaattgaacacagaaagtaaaAAGGAAAGATGTATTGGAAGAACGGATGCAGGATGCATGGAGGAGCTGGACCTTGACACCAATGAGATGTAAttgaggtggctggggtggaggagggttgcagcagtcgcactgaaacaacagaccaacaacagagaagaggagaacagaatttaaaatatgacataagCAAGATGATTGGATCAAGGGagttagtggcaaaatgggattgGTTCAGAAATGAAGTGACTGGATGCCCATACCAGCTAATAACCAAAGCACAAAACCAAGCAGGGAAAGGGAGACATGTGAGTGAGTGATTATTAATGAatagatatgaaacagtcttcaTACTTAAACTTAAAGTGTTATTCTTAATTGTTTCCTGTGATACTTCTAATAGTAACCAGTAAAATTCAGAATTCACTCTAAGACCCTTGTTAGTGTTCATTAAGCCCTTCATAGTCAGGCACCTGAATATATATCTGATCTGCTCCATCCCTACAACCCCAGTAGGACACTCAGATCCTCAGATCAGGCTCTACTTATCGTCCCTAGGGTCTgactaaaaactaaaagtgATCGTGCCTTTGAGGCTGTGACCCTGAAATATCTGGaaacatcttttatttttacattctgTAGTTTCAACTGAGGGATCTAAAGGTGCATAATGTTTAGCCTAGTAGCACTTAGCAAAGCAAACTTGGTCAAATTGGAACATATTTATGGGTAGGCCTCTCTAAATTAGTGGTTTATCAACTAACTGTATATGTGTTCTATctttataaacttaaaataagCCTTTAATCCaaacatagggagggtccccttcATGGACTCCGCCATCtgggatttttgcattttgtatgTTTCTACAGAAGTGAACAAATAATGATAGAATCATTTTATATATGcaggtgatttaaaaaaactattttagAGGGCCTATAGatcatattaaaaatgttcctgtttgccaggtttgttctgctaaatgctaccaggctaaatattacacactttacctttaaaaagcagctgcaagtatgtctttttaatttggcttttgacCACTTGATGTGATGTCGTTTTTTTCACACTTgtagtgtgtctgtgttttattctaGCTCactaaaggatttttttatttatttatttatttatttttttgtagttgctcttgttgctgttttattATATTGTGTTGTACTTACTTAATAACCCATCCAGCATTGTAGCTGGTAGGTTGAAAAAACTCATCTGACACtggacaaaaaaagacatttggcTGGTGGCTGATTTAGGGTTAACAGGTTAAGCAACTGACTGTAAAGCACTCAGTGCTTTTATAGCTTTTGTAACGCTGTAGCCTTAGGAGAGGGAGGGGTGGGCAAAATTCATTTTAGGCTTTCACTGAGTCCCACATTTAGCCCTGCCTCCCAAAAAATCTATCCCCAAAAGTGTAAAAGACTTCCAAACAGTGTAGAgataacatttatttacatttacattcagTTGGAGAGCTTATATCAAAGAAGAACATGGATTTGAATTTGGACTTGAATCTTTTCCATAAAAGCACTTCAAATGATATTGCCATTATAACTTAcactaaatattttttgttttttgtttgttttttgttttacaaaaaacccCAGCAAGTTACAGTTTATGAATCAactgatttacagaaaaaatactCAACATTAATCACTTCTCCCAAGTCAATACCTGGAAATTTTTATGGAATCATTGCATCTTAATTCTACTtgacattacaaaaaaaaaaaaaagaaagaaagaaagagagaaattgCTATGGCTGGCAAGTGGGTGGCACTGAATGGGAAGACTTGTTAATATCAACTAAAGTGGCTGATATGAAATGATTCTACCAAAACACATGCATTTAGAATAAGATAAAAGATATTTCAAACACAGCACTGTTGTGGTTGCACAAAAGGTGACAAATATTACCACAGCCGAAAATAGTCTCAAGTAAATGCAATTTTCTTTCATGTATAATTTGTTAGGTAAAAAAAGAACCCAAGGCCCaagatatcaaaaataaaaaaatcaatattagaAATGATTTTATGAAGAGTTAACAGTATTGCTTCTCTCAGCTGTACGATGGATTTCAAAAACATTGAACACATCCTCAACATTTACTAGATGCAATCCCAGCGTAAATTTTTTAGTCCAGTAGGTCACACTGGATGCTACTGATGGATACACACGTGATATCCAAAGGTTAGAAAGCAGCTGTGTTCTTAGTCATGCCTGTCATACTTCTCACCATTAAGACACTTCTTAGAAATCCAGCTGTGAGTTTCCACTGCTCTGTAATGGCTCCACGGTAGGAGGAAATGTTTACCAGACACACGTGATTAAAGAAGCTGAAGTGCAAATGGACTGTGCATTTCCACTCAGTTGTTCACTTTTGTATGGCTTTAGAGAGGGAATTGTGTGTTCTCTTTTTGATATGTTCTTGTATGTACTTTCAAGCAGATGAGCATCATGAGCGTCATCTCAGGATAACTTAGCTTGGCCCCTAGTGATAAATTTAAGGTCACAACTTTAACATAGTCATATCTCTACTGCAATACTGATTCAGCCCATATGAAGTTCAGCATATCTCCTGTCTAGGCTCTAATGTTAAAAGTTTGACCCTATGTTTCAAATATATCTGATATCATCTACTCTGTTACGTTAAACAAATGTAGCCATGCTTtgaataaaactaggatgtttaaaaaagctgtgttaaaaactcCCCACTCTGTTTAACAACACttaggaaatatttgagaaaaactgaaattgtcatagggggctaataattttgtcctcaagCGTATGTCACTGAATcgtttattttttctaaaccatCTAATTCCCTGAATAACAGGGTTTTACATGTTGTTTGAAACAAAATATTAATGCTATAGGCCACAGTAGATGTGACCGAGATTGTTGGAGAAATGATCATACTTTGATTCTGACAggtattaaaaacaataaaagagggAGCAAAAGGGAAACAGCTGCCGCCTTTCGTGAAAAGAATTCAGCACAGAGTCAGATTATTTGTGAACAATATATAACTACTAGGCTACCCCAAATGCCACTTGATTTAGCAATTTTGTTAAATTCATTATACCAGGGTTACCATGGGTTTCCCCGGATGACTAAAGTGATAAGTTCAAATGAAAATGCTTACTCTCTTCTATGTGACTCACTCTGTTTGC is a window of Cheilinus undulatus linkage group 6, ASM1832078v1, whole genome shotgun sequence DNA encoding:
- the LOC121511359 gene encoding VIP peptides, yielding MCKAMLQRTGPQLLFLIALCSVFYSRTLSLPYTSMRPSRHADGLFTSGYSKLLGQLSARRYLESLIGKRVSDELMDEPVKRHSDAIFTDNYSRFRKQMAVKKYLNSVLTGKRSLEDPVTSDPEDSMDEPNTFQDSYSDINVDHLLNNFQLPL